Proteins from a genomic interval of Flammeovirgaceae bacterium SG7u.111:
- a CDS encoding DUF1343 domain-containing protein — protein MIRLFQVILLSFVLLGSACSAQKAEKPAQVEVIKEEKPPIEVGAERFGEYLPLLKGKRVALVVNQTSVVGEVHLLDTLLSQGVGVKAVFAPEHGFRGDADAGESVKNSVDSKTGVPVVSIYGKTKKPSEEMLKDIDVVVFDIQDVGVRFYTYISTMHYVMEACAEQGKQFIVLDRPNPNGEYVAGPVLDLEFQSFVGMHPIPVVHGLTVGELAKMINQEKWLENGAQCDLTVIPVANYSHLDSFSLPIKPSPNLPNDQSIRLYPSLCFFEPTSVSIGRGTLFPFQVVGYPDSSFGEFSFTPKSIEGLSKYPKLQDKECFGLDLREVEAKQFNMSYLVDYYEKSKQLGVEFFTNRKFFNLLAGNDKLVKELEEGKTVAEIEQGWEKELETYKGMRKKYLIYPDFE, from the coding sequence ATGATCAGACTATTTCAAGTTATCCTGTTGTCATTTGTGTTGCTTGGTTCGGCTTGTTCTGCTCAAAAAGCGGAAAAACCTGCCCAAGTAGAAGTAATAAAAGAAGAAAAGCCGCCCATAGAAGTGGGTGCGGAAAGGTTTGGAGAATATTTGCCTTTGCTCAAAGGGAAAAGAGTAGCGTTGGTAGTGAACCAGACTTCTGTAGTTGGAGAAGTGCACTTATTGGACACCTTGCTGAGCCAAGGAGTAGGGGTGAAGGCTGTTTTCGCTCCTGAGCATGGTTTTCGTGGCGATGCCGATGCGGGCGAGTCGGTTAAGAATTCGGTAGATTCCAAAACGGGTGTGCCTGTTGTTTCTATTTATGGAAAAACAAAAAAGCCGAGCGAGGAGATGCTGAAAGATATTGATGTGGTAGTTTTTGATATCCAAGATGTTGGCGTGCGGTTTTATACGTATATAAGTACAATGCATTATGTAATGGAGGCTTGCGCCGAACAAGGAAAACAGTTCATCGTACTAGATCGCCCAAATCCGAATGGGGAATATGTTGCTGGTCCTGTGTTGGATTTAGAGTTTCAGTCTTTTGTAGGAATGCACCCAATTCCAGTGGTGCATGGATTAACGGTAGGCGAGTTGGCAAAAATGATAAATCAGGAAAAATGGTTGGAAAATGGAGCTCAATGCGACTTGACTGTGATTCCCGTAGCGAATTATTCTCACCTCGACTCATTTTCCTTGCCCATCAAGCCTTCACCAAACTTGCCTAATGATCAATCGATCAGGCTGTATCCTTCACTTTGCTTTTTCGAACCAACTTCGGTGAGCATAGGCAGAGGGACACTTTTCCCCTTCCAAGTTGTGGGTTATCCAGATTCAAGTTTTGGTGAGTTCTCTTTCACGCCCAAGAGCATAGAGGGATTGTCCAAATACCCTAAGTTACAAGACAAGGAATGTTTTGGTTTGGATTTGAGAGAGGTGGAAGCCAAGCAATTTAACATGAGCTATTTGGTAGATTATTATGAAAAGTCGAAGCAGCTTGGGGTTGAGTTTTTTACTAATCGGAAATTCTTCAATCTGCTGGCTGGGAATGATAAACTTGTAAAAGAGTTGGAAGAGGGTAAAACGGTGGCAGAAATTGAGCAAGGCTGGGAAAAAGAGCTAGAAACGTACAAAGGGATGAGAAAAAAATATCTGATCTATCCCGATTTTGAATAG